CTGACTTTCGTCATTCCCGGCCTGTCATGGGAGTGGCAGTTCCTGCTGTTCGGCTTGCTGTCGATCTTCACCGCCCTGTACTGGTGGTATCGCCAGCGCAGTGCAGTGCGGACCAGCGACGAGCCGAACCTCAACCTGCGCGGCCAGGAACTGCTGGGCAAGGTGTTCGTGGTGCATCAGGCGATAGTCGACGGGCGCGGCAAGATCAAGGTGGCTGATGGCGTGTGGATGGCCAGGGGGCCGGACACTCCCGAGGGCGCCAAAGTACGGGTAGTGGGTTTGGATGGTGTGGTGATCGTCGTCGAGCATCTGGATTAGCCGGCGCGGAACAAAATCGCCCTTTGCCAATCCAAACGGCCAGTTCTTCCCAACCCGATGGAGTCACCCTAAATGCGCGTCAAACTGGCCGCCGCTACCCTTGCCCTGCTCTCGCTGAGCGCCGGGTCTGCCATGGCCGATACTTTCTGGAGAAACGTGATTTCCTCCGGTGCGACCACGGCTTCCACCTACCTGACCTCCAAGGATCACAAAATGATCGCGGCGGCCCAGGACGACGCCAGCAGCTTCGTCGCCAGCGACGGCGCCATTCGCGGGCCGTTCCTGGAGTCGGCCATGCACCAGGTGCGCGCCGAGCACCCGGGTCTGCAGGCCAGCGATATGGAATTGGCCAACGCGATTCTGGCGCGTAATACCACCACCGAGTAATGCTGCTTTTTGCAGGAGCGAGCAAGCTCGCTCCTGCAGTGGTTTCCAGCCCAAGCCCAGTGCCATTCCTTCAGCGATATTCATCCACCGGCACACACGCACAGTACAAATTCCGATCGCCATACACATTGTCCACCCGATTCACCGTCGGCCAGTACTTGTGCGCCCGAGTGTGGGCGTCCGGCGTCACGGCCTGCTCGATGCTGTAGGGCCTATCCCAGACCCCCGTGATATCCGCCAGGGTATGGGGCGAGCGTTTCAGCGGATTGTCATCGGCCGGCCAGGTGCCGTTCTGCACCTCGCTGATTTCCGCGCGAATGCTCAACATCGCATTGATAAAGCGGTCCAGTTCCGCCTTGGACTCACTTTCAGTCGGCTCGACCATCAAGGTACCGGCCACCGGAAACGACATGGTGGGCGCGTGGAAGCCGTAATCCATCAGGCGTTTGGCCACGTCTTCCTCAGTGATCCCGGTCAGCGCCTTCAGCGGCCGGAGGTCGAGGATGCATTCATGGGCCACCCGCCCGTTGCGCCCGCTGAACAGCACCGGAAATGCGCCGGACAACTGTTCGGCCAGGTAGTTGGCGGATAGGATCGCCACCTCGCTGGCATCCGCCAGTTGCGGGCCCATCATGGCGATGTACATCCAGCTGATCGGCAAAATACTGGCACTGCCCCAGGGCGCGGCGCTGACCGCACCGTTCTGCGGATCCGGCCCGTCCAGCGGCACTACCGGATGATTGGCGACGAACGGCGCAAGATGAGCGCGAACTCCGATCGGCCCCATCCCTGGCCCGCCACCGCCGTGGGGAATGCAAAAGGTCTTGTGCAGATTCATGTGTGAGACGTCGGCACCGATGTCCGCCGGCCGCGCCAGGCCGACCTGGGCGTTGAGGTTGGCGCCATCCATGTACACCTGACCACCATGACTGTGGATAACTTCGCAGATCTCGCTGATGCCCTCTTCGTACACACCGTGGGTCGAAGGGTAAGTCGCCATCAGGCAGGCCAGTTTGTCCCCCGCCGTCGCGGCCTTGGTTTTCAGGTCTTCCAGATCGACGTTGCCGGCCTCGTCGCACTCGACAATCACTACCCGCATCCCGGCCATTTGCGCCGAAGCCGGGTTGGTGCCGTGGGCCGATGCCGGGATCAGGCAAATATCCCGCGCACCTTGCTGACGGCTCGCGTGGTACTTGCTGATCGCCAGCAGCCCGGCGTATTCGCCCTGAGCCCCGGAGTTGGGCTGCATGCAGATCGCGTCGAATCCGGTGATCGCGCACAACCAGCTCTCCAGCTCACTGATCATCAAGCCATAGCCCGTCGCCTGCTCCTTCGGCGCAAAGGGGTGCAGGTTGGCGAAGCCCGGCCAGGTGATCGGGATCATTTCGGCGGTGGCATTGAGTTTCATGGTGCAGGAGCCCAGCGGGATCATCGACTGGTTGAGCGCCAGGTCCTTGTTCTCCAACTGTTTGAGGTAGCGCAGCATCTCGGTTTCACTGTGATGGGCGTTGAACACCGGATGGCGCAGGTACGTGCTGCTGCGCAGCAGGCTGGCCGGAATCCCGGACGCCAGCGGCTCGTCATCCAGCTCGGCGACCTCCAGCCCGTGGTCAGCCCCCAGGAACACGTCGAACAGCTTGGCCACGGTGCGTTCGTCACAGCTCTCGTCAAGACTCAGGCCGACCTGGCCCCGGCCCAGTATCCGCAGGTTGATCTGCGCCGCCTTGGCGGTTTCAATAATGGCGGTCTGACTGCCGCCCACCTCGAGGGTCAAGGTGTCGAAGAACTGCTGGTTGAGGCGCGTAATACCGTTGCGCTCAAGGCCGGCGGCGAGGATGCAGGTCAGCCGGTGCACCCTTTGCGCAATGCACTTGAGCCCCTGCGGGCCGTGGTAGACCGCGTAGAAGCTGGCGATGTTGGCCAGCAGCACCTGAGCCGTGCAGATGTTCGAGTTGGCCTTCTCGCGGCGAATATGCTGCTCGCGGGTTTGCAGAGCCATGCGCAGGGCGACATTGCCACGGGCATCTTTCGAGACACCAATGATCCGCCCGGGAATCGCCCGCTTGTACTCCTCACGACTGGCAAAAAACGCCGCATGCGGGCCGCCATAGCCCATCGGCACGCCGAAACGCTGAGACGAACCGAACACCACGTCGGCGCCCATTTCACCAGGCGGCGTCAGCAACAACAGGCTGAGCAGGTCAGCCGCGACGCAAGCCAGTGCCTGCTGGGCGTGCAGGTGATCAATCAGCGGCCGCAGGTCGCGGATCTCGCCGTGGGTATCGGGATACTGCAACAGCGCACCGAACACCTGGTGCTGCGGCAAGTTATCCACAGCGTCGACGATCAATTCGAAACCGAAACCCTGAGCCCGGGTTTGCACCACGGAAATGGTTTGCGGGTGACAGTTCTCATCGACGAAGAACAGATTGCTTTTGGACTTCGCCACCCGCTTGGCCAGCGCCATGGCTTCCGCGGCGGCCGTCGCCTCATCGAGCAGCGAAGCATTGGCCAGATCCAGGCCGGTCAAATCGATGGTCAATTGCTGGAAATTGAGCAGGGCTTCGAGCCGGCCCTGGGCAATTTCCGGCTGATAGGGGGTGTAGGCGGTGTACCAACCGGGGTTTTCCAGCACGTTTCGCAGGATCACCGCTGGCGTCAGGGTCCCGTGATAGCCCATGCCGATAAGGCTGGTCCAGACCTGGTTCTGCTCGGCATAGCCGCGCAGCTTTGCAAGCGCCGCCTCTTCGTCCAACGCCGGCGGCAGTTCCAGCGCACGATTGAAGCGAATGCCCGGCGGCACTGTCTGCTCGATCAATTCGACCCGGCTGCCGAGCCCCAGGCTGTCGAGCATCGCCTGTTGTTCAGTGGCGTCCGGCCCCAGGTGGCGGCGCAGGAAGGCATTGGGGTCGCGTAACTGGCTCAAGCTGGGCATTTGGGACATGACGGGCTCTCTCTTGATTGGCGCTCAGCGTCTGTTCAACTCGGTTCAGGCAGCATAGCTGCCCTGTGCGCAGGGTATGGTGTCTTCGGCCAATCGGAGCCATTCTGTTGCGCGTCTCGCCTACGTCCGCCCATCAGGTGCCCTGATCGTCATGAGCCAACTGCCTTTTCTGCCGTTTTCCAAACCTGTCATCGATGAAGCCACCATCAGCGCGGTCGGCGATGTCCTGCGCTCCGGCTGGATCACCAGCGGGCCCAAGGTCCAGGCCTTTGAAGCGCAACTCTCCGAGTTTTTCGGCGGCCGCCCGGTGCGCACTTTCAATTCCGGCACCTGCACCATGGAAATCGCCCTGCGCATTGCCGGTATCGGTGCCGGTGACGAGGTGATCACCACGCCCATCTCCTGGGTGGCAACCGCCAACGTGATCCTCGAAGTCGGGGCGACGCCGGTGTTTGCCGATATCGACCCGATCACCCGCAACATCGATTTGGACCAACTGGAAGCCGCGATCACCCCGTGCACCAAAGCCATCATTCCCGTGTATCTGGCCGGTTTACCGGTGGACATGGCGCGCCTGTACGCGATTGCCCGCAAGCATGGCCTGCGGGTGATCGAGGACGCCGCCCAGGCGCTGGGTTCCAGCTGGAACGGGCACCGGATCGGAGCCACCGGGGATTTCATTTCGTTCAGTTTCCAGGCGAACAAGAATGTCACCTGCTCGGAAGGCGGCTGCCTGGTCCTCAACACGCCTGAAGAGGCGCGACTGGCAGAAAAGTACCGCCTGCAAGGGGTGACCCGTAGCGGCTTCGACGGCCTGGATGTCGACGTGCTGGGCGGCAAATTCAATATGACCGACATCGCTGCCGCCATCGGCCTGGGTCAGTTTGCCGGGATAGAGGCGATCACCGCCCAGCGCCGGATGCTGGCCAAACATTACTTTGAGTGCTTCGGCGACGATTTCGAGGCCCGTTACGGTGCACAGTTGCCGCCGGCGGACTTCACCCAAAGTAACTGGCACCTGTTCCAATTGGTCCTGCCTGAACGCACCGATGGTCTACCGGCACGCGCCACCTTCATGGAGAAAATGCAGGAGCTGGGAATTGGCATCGGCTATCACTACCCGCCGATTCATCTGCTGAGTCTGTACCGCGAACGCGGGTTCAAGGAGGGGATGTTCCCGGTGGCCGAGCGTGTTGGCCGGCTGATCGTGTCGTTGCCGATGTTTTCGACCATGAACTCGGGCGATGTCGAGCGGGTGGTGGCAGCGGTAAAAACCGTACTGCAGCGCTGATGGAGGTTGGCGCAGGAGCCGACTGAGCGGCTCCTGCGTGCGCATCACTCGCCGATAGCGGCCTTGTAGCCGGCGGCGTCGAGGAGTTTTTCCAGGTCGGCCGGGTTGCTTGGCTTGAGCTTGAAGATCCAGGCGCCGTAAGGCTCGGAGTTGAGCAACTCTGGACTGGCGCTCAGATCTTCATTGACGGCGATCACTTCACCGGCAACTGGCGAGTAGATGTCCGAAGCGGCCTTGACCGACTCCACCACACCGGCCTGGTCGCCAGCGCCGAATACATTGCCCACTTCAGTCAGTTCGACAAACACCACGTCGCCCAACGCCTCCTGAGCGTGATCGCTGATGCCTACCGTGACAGTGCCATCCGCTTCCAGGCGCGCCCATTCGTGACTTTCGGCAAAACGCAGGTCGGCAGGGATATCGCTCATGTTCTGTGTCCTCAAGAAGAAATGTCAGCGGTGCTGGCCCGCCGGAAATGGTTAGATCAAGGTTTTGCCATGCCGCACGAAGGTCGGTTTTACCACCCGAACCGGGTACCACTTGCCACGGATTTCCACTTCTGCGCGGTCGGCGGTTGCCATCGGCAATCGCGCCAGGGCAATCGATTTGCTTAGCGTAGGAGAGAAACTACCACTGGTGATCTCTCCTTCGCCAACATCAGCGATGCGCACCACTTGGTGCGCACGTAAAACCCCGCGCTCTTCGAGCACCAGGCCGACCAGTTTGTGCTGTACGCCAGCCGTACGCTCGGCTTCCAGTGCGACCCGGCCGATGAACGGACGAGCGGCGGGATCCCAGGCAATGCTCCAGGCCATGTTCGAGGCCAGCGGTGAAACATCCTGATGAATGTCTTGGCCGTAGAGGTTCATTCCAGCCTCCAGGCGCAAGGTGTCGCGGGCGCCGAGGCCGATGGGCGAGATCCCGGCGCCGACCAGGTCGTTGAAGAACGCCTGGGCCTGATCGGCCGGCATGGCAATTTCCAGGCCGTCCTCGCCGGTGTAGCCGGTACGGGCAATGAACCAGTCGCCGTCGTATTGACCTTCAAAAGGCTTGAGTTGCTGGATCAGGACGCCACGGGACTGGCTGACCAGCTCGGCAATTTTCTGCCGGGCATGCGGCCCCTGGATCGCCAGCATTGCCAGGTCGCGGCGCTCGTGCAGGTGTACCTGGAACTGGCCGATCTGCGCCTGCATCCAGGCCAGGTCCTGATCACGGGTGGCGGCGTTCACCACCAGGCGGTAACCGTCTTCCTGGCGATAGACGATCATGTCGTCGACGATGCCACCACGCTCATTGAGCATGGCGCTGTACAGGGCACGGCCGTTGCTGTGCAGGCGCTCGACATCATTGGCCAGCAGATACTGGAGCCAGGCCTTGGCCTGTGGGCCGCTGACATCGATCACGGTCATATGGGAAACATCGAACACCCCGCAATCGCGGCGCACCTGATGGTGTTCCTCGACCTGCGAGCCGTAATGCAGTGGCATATCCCAACCGCCAAAATCGACCATCTTCGCGCCGAGGGCGAGATGAAGGTCATACAGAGGCGTACGCTGTCCCATGGGTTTCTCCTTCCGGGCGTGGCGAAGGTGCGAACAGGTGCTATCGGGGTGAAAGCCTCAGAATAGAAGGCTTTCAGCCAATTTCAGCTACCCGGTCTGAAGGACGATCCGCACCGAATGCCGCGCATTGTAGCCGCAAGGTGTAGTACTGGCACCTAACCGATGCGATGAGCCGAACGGCGGATCAAGCCAATGACCGGCAACAGTCCCACCAGGATCAGGGTCAAGGCCGGCAAGGAGGCGCGCGCCCACTCCCCTTCGCTGGTCATTTCGAAGATCCGAACGGCCAGCGTGTCCCAGCCGAACGGGCGCATCAGCAGGGTGGCGGGCATTTCCTTGAGCACATCGACGAACACCAGCAGCGCCGCGCTAAGGGTCCCGGGCAGCAGCAATGGCAGATACACTTTGAAAAACAGTCGCGGGCCACTCACTCCCAGGCTGCGGGCGGCTTCGGGCAAGGATGGACGAATCCGCGCCAGGCTGTTTTCCAGCGGTCCGTAGGCCACCGCAATAAACCGCACCAGATAGGCCAGCAACAAGGCTGCCACGCTACCCAGCAGCAACGGCTTGCCGGCCCCACCCAGCCAGCTCGACAAGGGCACCACCAGCTCGCGGTCCAAATAACTGAACGCCAGCATGATCGACACCGCCAGCACCGATCCCGGCAAGGCATAGCCGATATTCGCCACGCTGATCCCGGAGCGAATGGCCCGGGTCGGCGCCAGGCGGCGGGCGAACGCCAGGACCATAGCCACGCTGACGGTGATCAGCGCCGCCATGGCGCCCAGGTACAAGGTGTGCAGGATCAGCGCGGAGTAGCGCTCGTCGAGGTCGAAACGGCCACGCTGCCAGAACCACGCCAGCAACTGCAGCAACGGGATCACGAACGCGCAGGCGAACACCAGGCCGCACCAAGTGCTCGCCGCCAGCGCCTTGAACCCACGCAAGTGATACAGCGCCTTGCCACGCGGCCGCTCATTGCTCGCGCGACTGGCGCCACGGGCGCGTCGCTCGCCGTACAGCAGCACCATCACCACCAGCAGCAACAGGCTGGCCAATTGGGCGGCGCTGGACAGGCTGAAGAAGCCGTACCAGGTCTTGTAGATTGCTGTGGTAAAGGTGTCGAAGTTGAACACCGACACCGCACCGAAATCCGCCAGAGTCTCCATTAGCGCCAGGGCCACACCGGCACCGATGGCCGGGCGCGCCATGGGCAGGGCCACACGCCAGAACGCCTGCCATGGCGATTGCCCGAGCACCCGCGCCGCTTCCATCAGCCCCTTACCCTGAGCCAGAAATGCAGTTCGCGCCAGCAAGTAGACGTAGGGATAGAACACCAGCACCAGGACCAGGATCACCCCGCCCGTGGAGCGCACCCGAGGCAGGCGCAAGCCGCTGCCGAACCATTCGCGCAGCAGGCTTTGCACCGGGCCGGAGAAGTCCAGCAGGCCGACGAACACGAACGCCAGGACATAGGCCGGAATCGCAAAAGGCAGCATCAGCGCCCAATCCAGCCAGCGTCGCCCGGGAAACTCGCACAGGCTGGTGAGCCAGGCCAGGCTCACGCCCAGCAAGGTCACGCCGACGCCGACCCCGAGGATCAGGGTCAGAGTGTTGCCCAGCAGGCGTGGCATCTGGGTGTCCCACAGGTGCGACCAGATCTGCGCATCGACGGATTGCCACGACAGCAACAGGACGCTCAGCGGCAGCAGAACCAGGGCGGCGACGGCGAAAACCAGCGGATACCAGCGGCGTTGGGCGGGATGGGCCACAGGGCGAGATCTCAAGCAGAGGAAACAGGCAGCACGGGGATGAAGAAGACAGGCGCCCAAACAAAACGCCCCGCTAGTGCGGGGCGCAGTATACCGGCTGACTCAATTCCAGCCAGCACGGTCCATCAAGCGAATGGCCTCGGCCTGACGCTTGCCCGCCACTTCAACCGGCAGGGCGTCCGGGACGAACTGACCCCAGGCGGCCACTTCGGCCGACGGTTTCACGCTTGGGTTAGCTGGAAATTCCTGGTTGACGTCGGCAAAGATCTTTTGCGCCTCAGGCGTGGTCATCCACTCCACCAGCGCCTTGGCGGCTTCCGGGTGCGGTGCGTATTTGGTCAGGCCGATGCCTGACAGATTGACGTGCACGCCACGGTCAGCCTGGTTCGGCCAGAACAGTTTGACCGGCAGATTCGGGTTCTGCTGGTGCAGGCGGCCGTAGTAGTAAGTGTTGACGATACCGACGTCGCACTGCCCGGCGGCGATCGCCTGCATCACGGCGTTGTCATCGGAGAACACGTCGGTGGCCAGGTTATTTACCCAACCCTTGATGATCGCTTCAGTCTTGGCTTCGCCATGGGTTTCGATCAGCGTGGCGGTCAGCGACTGGTTGTAGACCTTCTTCGCCGTGCGCAGGCACAGGCGGCCTTCCCACTGTTTGTCGGCCAGGGCTTCGTAAGTGGTCAGTTCACTCGGCTTGACCCGGTCGGTGGAGTACACCAAGGTCCGGGCACGCAGGCTCAGGCCGGTCCAGGCATGGGATTTGGCGCGGTATTGCTGGGGAATATTGGCATCGATGGTTTTCGAGGTGAACGGCTGCAGGATACCCATTTGCTCGGCCTGCCAGAGGTTGCCGGCGTCGACGGTCAGCAGCAGGTCGGCGGTGGCGTTCTCACCTTCGGCCTTGATGCGCTGCATCAGCGGCGCTTCCTTGTCGGTGATGAACTTCACTTTGACACCGGTTTTCTCGGTGTAGGCATCGAAGACCGGTTTGATCAGCTCGTCGATGCGCGAGGAGTAGACCACCACCTCGTCGGCAGCCTGTGCCGTGGTGCCAATCAGGGTCAGGGCAAGGGCGGTCAGTAGACGCTTCGGTGCCAACATGGGAGCGGTCTCTCGATAGCAAAAATGAGCCGAAATGATAAGGACTCACATTTACCAGCTCAACCGATCCCTCCGCCGCACAAGTTACCAGATGTTGCGCGGCGCCCTCATGCCTTGGCCAGCTCCGGCAGATCGCCGCTCAAACCCAGGGCCTGACGCACAAACAGCGCCTTGGCCTCGGGCATCTGATCGACCATTTTCAAGCCGCTGTTGCGCAACCAGCGCACCGGCAAGGGATCGGCCTGGAACAAACGCTCGAATCCTTCCATCGCCGCCATCAACGCCAGGTTGTGCGGCATGCGCCGCCGCTCGTAGCGACTGAGCACCTTCACCTCCGCCAGCCGCTCGCCACGGCCGGCGGCTTGCAGCAGCACTTCGGCCAGCACCGCGGCGTCGAGGAAACCGAGGTTGACGCCCTGCCCAGCAAGGGGGTGAATGGTATGCGCGGCGTCGCCGATCAGCGCCAGCCCCTCTGCCACGTAGCGCTTGGCATGTCGCTGGCGCAACGGCACGCAGAGCCGTGGATCAGCGCCGAGCACGCGACCAAGGCGCCCTTCGAAGGCACGCTCCAGTTCTGCGCAAAATGCTTCTTCGTCCAGCGTCATCAGGCGTTGCGCCTGTTCGGGCGTCGTCGACCAGACAATCGAACACCAGTCGTGCTGACCGTCGCGCTCCAGCGGCAGGAACGCCAACGGGCCGTCGTCGGTGAAACGCTGCCAGGCGGTCATCTGGTGCGGTTGGGAGCTGCGCACGCTGGTGACGATTGCATGGTGTAGATAATCCCACTCCCGGGTGGCCACCCCGGTGAGGCGGCGCACCGCCGAGTTAGCGCCGTCGGCGGCAATCACCAGCGGGGCACGCAGGGTGCGGCCATCGGCCAGGGTCAGCAGCCAGTCATCGCCGGAGCGGCGCATCTGCTCCAGCCGCGCATTGGCCAGTAGACCCAGGTCGCAATCATGCAGGCGCTCGAGCAAAGCGTCCTGAACCACCCGATTCTCGACGATATACCCCAGTGTCTCGGCGTGCACGCTGGCCGCCGAAAAGTGAATCTGACCGGTGCCGCTGCCGTCCCACACCTGCATGTCGGAGTACGGACTGCTGCGCCGCTTGAGCACACCGTCCCAGACGCCCAGACGCTCGAGAATCCGCTGGCTGGCGACGGACAACGCACTGACCCGCGGTTCGAAGGCCGATTGCGCATCAAAGGGTTTGACGCTCATCGGGCTGCCGTCGAGCAGCAACACTTCCAGGCCACTGTCCTGTAGCGCCAGTGCCAGGGCACTGCCGACCATTCCAGCCCCGACAATCAGCAGATCTGCGCGCATGTCCATGCTTTAAGCCTGTCTCGCTTGCGGCTTGAGCCGCACGTAAAGGGTTTTCTCGACCCGGGCAACCAGGGTGCCAGCGCCGTCGTGAATATCGATCCGCAATTGCGGCAGGTACTTTTCGCCATTGGCGGTGTGCTCGCGCACTTCGTCGAGCAGCCCCTGATCGATGCGAAAACGGGCGAATACCGGCCCCTTGCCAGGGGAAATGAAGTCGATATCGGCCGACTTGTCCCAGACGATGTAGTCGCGCCCGAGGTTTTCCATGAGCATCAGCATGAAAAACGGGTCGATCATCGAATACAGGCTGCCACCGAACTGGGTGCCCACGTAATTACGGTTGTACCAGCCCAGCCCCATGCTCACCTGGACATCGCGAAAGTCGTCGCTGATCTGCCGCACGCGCACGCCGGCACCGATATAGGGCGGGTAAAAGCACATCAGGATGCGCATCAACCGTGCCTTGCCGACTTTGCGGGTCAACCACTCAAACATCCGGACGCGTCCCCAGGCCCATGGCCTGCCGGGCGAACCAGCGTTTGGCCGGTGGCAACAAGTCGAGGCCCAACAGGCCGATATTGCGCCCCAGGGAAACCAGCGGCTGGGAGCTGCCGAACAGCCGCGTGACCTGATCGGAGAAGCCGACGGTGAGGTTCTGGTCGAGGCGTTGGCGCTCGCGATAAGCCTGCAGGGTAGCGAAATCACCCGGCATGTTGTCACTGGCGAGCAAGGCCTCAGCCAGGGCCAGGGCGTCGCGCAAGGACAGGTTGAAGCCTTGCCCGGCAATCGGATGCAGGCTGTGGGCGGCATTGCCCAACACCGCCAGATGCGGACGCACCTGTTCCTCGGCCTCGATCAGCGACAGCGGATACAAATGCCGTGCGCCGACCTGCTTGAGCGTACCCAGGCGGTACCCGAACACGCCCTGCAACTCACTGAGGAAACTGCGCTCATCCAGTGCCGCCAGGCGTTGCGCATCCATGCCCAGGCGGGTCCAGACCAGCGCGCAGCGATTTTCCGGCAACGGCAACAAGGC
This region of Pseudomonas fluorescens genomic DNA includes:
- a CDS encoding 2-octaprenyl-3-methyl-6-methoxy-1,4-benzoquinol hydroxylase — its product is MRADLLIVGAGMVGSALALALQDSGLEVLLLDGSPMSVKPFDAQSAFEPRVSALSVASQRILERLGVWDGVLKRRSSPYSDMQVWDGSGTGQIHFSAASVHAETLGYIVENRVVQDALLERLHDCDLGLLANARLEQMRRSGDDWLLTLADGRTLRAPLVIAADGANSAVRRLTGVATREWDYLHHAIVTSVRSSQPHQMTAWQRFTDDGPLAFLPLERDGQHDWCSIVWSTTPEQAQRLMTLDEEAFCAELERAFEGRLGRVLGADPRLCVPLRQRHAKRYVAEGLALIGDAAHTIHPLAGQGVNLGFLDAAVLAEVLLQAAGRGERLAEVKVLSRYERRRMPHNLALMAAMEGFERLFQADPLPVRWLRNSGLKMVDQMPEAKALFVRQALGLSGDLPELAKA
- a CDS encoding ABC transporter permease; protein product: MAHPAQRRWYPLVFAVAALVLLPLSVLLLSWQSVDAQIWSHLWDTQMPRLLGNTLTLILGVGVGVTLLGVSLAWLTSLCEFPGRRWLDWALMLPFAIPAYVLAFVFVGLLDFSGPVQSLLREWFGSGLRLPRVRSTGGVILVLVLVFYPYVYLLARTAFLAQGKGLMEAARVLGQSPWQAFWRVALPMARPAIGAGVALALMETLADFGAVSVFNFDTFTTAIYKTWYGFFSLSSAAQLASLLLLVVMVLLYGERRARGASRASNERPRGKALYHLRGFKALAASTWCGLVFACAFVIPLLQLLAWFWQRGRFDLDERYSALILHTLYLGAMAALITVSVAMVLAFARRLAPTRAIRSGISVANIGYALPGSVLAVSIMLAFSYLDRELVVPLSSWLGGAGKPLLLGSVAALLLAYLVRFIAVAYGPLENSLARIRPSLPEAARSLGVSGPRLFFKVYLPLLLPGTLSAALLVFVDVLKEMPATLLMRPFGWDTLAVRIFEMTSEGEWARASLPALTLILVGLLPVIGLIRRSAHRIG
- a CDS encoding DUF4442 domain-containing protein, with amino-acid sequence MFEWLTRKVGKARLMRILMCFYPPYIGAGVRVRQISDDFRDVQVSMGLGWYNRNYVGTQFGGSLYSMIDPFFMLMLMENLGRDYIVWDKSADIDFISPGKGPVFARFRIDQGLLDEVREHTANGEKYLPQLRIDIHDGAGTLVARVEKTLYVRLKPQARQA
- the gcvT gene encoding glycine cleavage system aminomethyltransferase GcvT; this translates as MGQRTPLYDLHLALGAKMVDFGGWDMPLHYGSQVEEHHQVRRDCGVFDVSHMTVIDVSGPQAKAWLQYLLANDVERLHSNGRALYSAMLNERGGIVDDMIVYRQEDGYRLVVNAATRDQDLAWMQAQIGQFQVHLHERRDLAMLAIQGPHARQKIAELVSQSRGVLIQQLKPFEGQYDGDWFIARTGYTGEDGLEIAMPADQAQAFFNDLVGAGISPIGLGARDTLRLEAGMNLYGQDIHQDVSPLASNMAWSIAWDPAARPFIGRVALEAERTAGVQHKLVGLVLEERGVLRAHQVVRIADVGEGEITSGSFSPTLSKSIALARLPMATADRAEVEIRGKWYPVRVVKPTFVRHGKTLI
- the gcvP gene encoding aminomethyl-transferring glycine dehydrogenase, whose protein sequence is MSQMPSLSQLRDPNAFLRRHLGPDATEQQAMLDSLGLGSRVELIEQTVPPGIRFNRALELPPALDEEAALAKLRGYAEQNQVWTSLIGMGYHGTLTPAVILRNVLENPGWYTAYTPYQPEIAQGRLEALLNFQQLTIDLTGLDLANASLLDEATAAAEAMALAKRVAKSKSNLFFVDENCHPQTISVVQTRAQGFGFELIVDAVDNLPQHQVFGALLQYPDTHGEIRDLRPLIDHLHAQQALACVAADLLSLLLLTPPGEMGADVVFGSSQRFGVPMGYGGPHAAFFASREEYKRAIPGRIIGVSKDARGNVALRMALQTREQHIRREKANSNICTAQVLLANIASFYAVYHGPQGLKCIAQRVHRLTCILAAGLERNGITRLNQQFFDTLTLEVGGSQTAIIETAKAAQINLRILGRGQVGLSLDESCDERTVAKLFDVFLGADHGLEVAELDDEPLASGIPASLLRSSTYLRHPVFNAHHSETEMLRYLKQLENKDLALNQSMIPLGSCTMKLNATAEMIPITWPGFANLHPFAPKEQATGYGLMISELESWLCAITGFDAICMQPNSGAQGEYAGLLAISKYHASRQQGARDICLIPASAHGTNPASAQMAGMRVVIVECDEAGNVDLEDLKTKAATAGDKLACLMATYPSTHGVYEEGISEICEVIHSHGGQVYMDGANLNAQVGLARPADIGADVSHMNLHKTFCIPHGGGGPGMGPIGVRAHLAPFVANHPVVPLDGPDPQNGAVSAAPWGSASILPISWMYIAMMGPQLADASEVAILSANYLAEQLSGAFPVLFSGRNGRVAHECILDLRPLKALTGITEEDVAKRLMDYGFHAPTMSFPVAGTLMVEPTESESKAELDRFINAMLSIRAEISEVQNGTWPADDNPLKRSPHTLADITGVWDRPYSIEQAVTPDAHTRAHKYWPTVNRVDNVYGDRNLYCACVPVDEYR
- a CDS encoding DegT/DnrJ/EryC1/StrS family aminotransferase, which encodes MSQLPFLPFSKPVIDEATISAVGDVLRSGWITSGPKVQAFEAQLSEFFGGRPVRTFNSGTCTMEIALRIAGIGAGDEVITTPISWVATANVILEVGATPVFADIDPITRNIDLDQLEAAITPCTKAIIPVYLAGLPVDMARLYAIARKHGLRVIEDAAQALGSSWNGHRIGATGDFISFSFQANKNVTCSEGGCLVLNTPEEARLAEKYRLQGVTRSGFDGLDVDVLGGKFNMTDIAAAIGLGQFAGIEAITAQRRMLAKHYFECFGDDFEARYGAQLPPADFTQSNWHLFQLVLPERTDGLPARATFMEKMQELGIGIGYHYPPIHLLSLYRERGFKEGMFPVAERVGRLIVSLPMFSTMNSGDVERVVAAVKTVLQR
- a CDS encoding DUF2388 domain-containing protein, translated to MRVKLAAATLALLSLSAGSAMADTFWRNVISSGATTASTYLTSKDHKMIAAAQDDASSFVASDGAIRGPFLESAMHQVRAEHPGLQASDMELANAILARNTTTE
- the gcvH gene encoding glycine cleavage system protein GcvH, with product MSDIPADLRFAESHEWARLEADGTVTVGISDHAQEALGDVVFVELTEVGNVFGAGDQAGVVESVKAASDIYSPVAGEVIAVNEDLSASPELLNSEPYGAWIFKLKPSNPADLEKLLDAAGYKAAIGE
- a CDS encoding NfeD family protein, whose translation is MWAFLQQLSFWDWLALGTVLLILEVFGAGGYLLWIGLAAAAVGVLTFVIPGLSWEWQFLLFGLLSIFTALYWWYRQRSAVRTSDEPNLNLRGQELLGKVFVVHQAIVDGRGKIKVADGVWMARGPDTPEGAKVRVVGLDGVVIVVEHLD
- a CDS encoding extracellular solute-binding protein, encoding MLAPKRLLTALALTLIGTTAQAADEVVVYSSRIDELIKPVFDAYTEKTGVKVKFITDKEAPLMQRIKAEGENATADLLLTVDAGNLWQAEQMGILQPFTSKTIDANIPQQYRAKSHAWTGLSLRARTLVYSTDRVKPSELTTYEALADKQWEGRLCLRTAKKVYNQSLTATLIETHGEAKTEAIIKGWVNNLATDVFSDDNAVMQAIAAGQCDVGIVNTYYYGRLHQQNPNLPVKLFWPNQADRGVHVNLSGIGLTKYAPHPEAAKALVEWMTTPEAQKIFADVNQEFPANPSVKPSAEVAAWGQFVPDALPVEVAGKRQAEAIRLMDRAGWN